Proteins from a genomic interval of Methanofollis formosanus:
- a CDS encoding FmdE family protein produces the protein MVMLLLLAAVPGIVLADDATMEAIGTKAATVAMDQLGSAKGDAHLLAMTDAGCAMIGKETTEKCLNGVTDASGCTIGDANLLMPQRSKFSPLWFFFYKKDSGEAVFLQVNGTATARSAAEITKMPADEVFAVMAKKKIDAAYILKNQGVWTEYLEKKVFAGNEFSLITIANVWADPATTYDFLRVASFHNHLCPGVSSGYLISHYVEEKLPIESPKQSYKVIACPVWCKDDLFPIVWDATAGKRGFFAKDLSAVEKDALQKKYGTNVAGIYVRWDEATKSGDGLVVAYNMTRSNELTGTAGWKGDPLLSKLVMDLELIDYVDRPEELVTTVKEFRCESPEEFAMLTYAGVNPLKVLGVEG, from the coding sequence ATGGTTATGCTCCTCCTTCTGGCGGCGGTGCCCGGGATCGTCCTTGCCGACGATGCGACAATGGAGGCGATCGGTACGAAGGCGGCGACAGTGGCGATGGACCAGCTCGGTTCTGCAAAGGGCGATGCACATCTGCTGGCGATGACCGACGCCGGTTGTGCGATGATCGGGAAAGAAACAACTGAAAAGTGTCTGAACGGGGTGACCGACGCGAGCGGGTGCACTATCGGCGACGCGAATCTCCTCATGCCCCAGAGGAGCAAGTTTTCGCCGCTGTGGTTCTTCTTCTACAAGAAAGACTCCGGCGAGGCGGTCTTCCTCCAGGTGAACGGCACGGCGACGGCACGTTCGGCCGCCGAGATCACGAAGATGCCGGCCGATGAGGTCTTTGCCGTCATGGCAAAGAAGAAGATCGATGCGGCGTACATCCTGAAGAACCAGGGTGTGTGGACCGAATACCTTGAGAAGAAGGTCTTTGCCGGGAACGAGTTCAGTCTCATCACCATCGCCAATGTGTGGGCCGATCCGGCGACGACGTACGATTTCCTCAGGGTCGCCTCGTTCCACAACCACCTCTGTCCGGGCGTGAGCAGCGGCTACCTCATCTCCCATTATGTGGAGGAGAAACTTCCCATCGAGAGTCCGAAGCAGAGTTATAAGGTCATCGCCTGCCCGGTCTGGTGCAAGGACGATCTCTTCCCGATTGTGTGGGACGCGACGGCGGGGAAGCGGGGTTTCTTCGCGAAGGATCTGAGTGCGGTCGAGAAGGATGCGTTGCAGAAGAAGTACGGGACCAATGTCGCGGGCATTTATGTCAGGTGGGACGAGGCGACGAAGAGCGGCGACGGTCTGGTCGTGGCGTACAACATGACACGGAGCAATGAACTGACCGGCACTGCCGGTTGGAAAGGGGATCCGCTCCTCTCGAAACTGGTGATGGACCTCGAACTGATCGACTACGTCGACCGGCCCGAGGAATTGGTCACCACAGTCAAGGAGTTCAGGTGCGAGAGCCCGGAGGAGTTTGCGATGCTCACCTACGCCGGGGTCAACCCGCTGAAGGTGCTGGGCGTGGAGGGCTGA
- a CDS encoding PEGA domain-containing protein: MKRLPLLLLTIGFVLTTGCGALSGTLEIASEPADAAVYLDGEYCGTTPCTVRDLDAGSHTLELRHERYPTWQTEIEVRMGEEAGVVADLAENLVPEVDLACDRPGDYLQGEEIVVTGRAVTPWKQVNLTVEPIDGDGSFVPQSYQVEVDAEYGFEYRLPTGTMPGGRYRLTASLGTGEAENLTVVVLTEGEANVAVVREIVETYRETHTYSDADFFVCADMALDVWNMIETRGIDAKIAIGDVERSGEELHEADHAWVLAETSPGVWTALETTGGFVVDDDEQYQEGWFFDTPRGFKEFIDLSNRYNAGVEQYDDLEKRYNRKVERYNDELEELNDLIDSHNERYAGRWLTPQEYEDAERMEERINEQRVVVAQLDGEAEQLSREIDGVERDLEALERQMRRLAG; this comes from the coding sequence ATGAAACGCCTCCCGCTCCTTCTCCTGACCATCGGATTTGTCCTGACCACCGGATGCGGTGCCCTTTCGGGGACGCTGGAGATCGCCTCGGAACCGGCGGACGCCGCCGTCTACCTCGACGGCGAGTATTGCGGCACCACCCCCTGCACCGTGCGCGACCTCGATGCCGGGAGCCATACCCTCGAACTCCGGCACGAACGCTATCCGACCTGGCAGACCGAGATCGAGGTGAGGATGGGCGAGGAGGCCGGGGTCGTCGCCGACCTCGCCGAGAACCTGGTCCCCGAGGTCGACCTTGCGTGCGACAGGCCTGGCGACTATCTTCAGGGCGAAGAGATCGTCGTCACGGGCCGCGCCGTCACCCCCTGGAAGCAGGTCAATCTCACAGTCGAGCCGATCGACGGGGACGGGTCTTTCGTCCCGCAGTCGTACCAGGTCGAGGTGGACGCGGAGTACGGTTTCGAGTACCGCCTCCCGACCGGGACGATGCCGGGCGGACGGTACCGTCTCACCGCGAGCCTGGGCACCGGCGAGGCTGAGAACCTAACCGTCGTCGTGCTCACCGAGGGGGAGGCGAACGTCGCCGTCGTACGCGAGATCGTCGAGACCTACCGCGAGACCCACACCTACAGCGACGCCGACTTCTTCGTCTGCGCCGACATGGCGCTGGACGTCTGGAACATGATCGAGACGAGGGGGATCGACGCGAAGATCGCCATCGGCGACGTGGAGCGGAGCGGCGAAGAACTCCACGAGGCCGACCATGCCTGGGTGCTGGCCGAGACCTCGCCCGGCGTCTGGACGGCCCTGGAGACGACCGGGGGGTTCGTCGTCGACGACGACGAGCAGTACCAGGAGGGGTGGTTCTTCGATACACCTCGAGGGTTCAAGGAGTTCATCGACCTCTCGAACCGGTACAATGCGGGAGTGGAGCAGTACGATGACCTGGAGAAGCGGTACAACCGCAAGGTCGAGAGATACAACGACGAACTCGAAGAGCTCAACGATCTCATCGACTCGCACAATGAGCGATATGCAGGCCGGTGGCTCACCCCCCAGGAGTATGAGGACGCCGAGAGGATGGAGGAGAGGATCAACGAGCAGCGGGTGGTGGTGGCACAGCTGGACGGCGAAGCCGAGCAGCTCTCGCGGGAGATCGACGGGGTCGAGCGCGACCTGGAGGCGTTGGAGCGGCAGATGCGGCGCCTGGCCGGGTAG
- the acs gene encoding acetate--CoA ligase, with protein MTAEFEVSLESRVVRPDPVYLETSALGPWKQAYRRYLEDPDGFWAQYAGELEWVEPWDRVKDWEYPYARWFVNGKLNITINCLDRHAAGERRNKVALIWRGEEEGVERVLTYRQLHRQVMRFAGALRNLGVGRGDVVCIYMPLVPEQIVAILACARIGAVHSVVYGGFGADALNTRIRDAGAKVVVTADVGYRRATRIPLKTIVGEAVRNAPSIEKVIVLRRTVPHVALHPEMEIDFQECMAAAPSHVDPEVMDAEDPLFILYTSGTTGPPKGIVHTCGGYMVGTYYTAKYIFDLKENDVYWCTADPGWITGHSYIVYGPLAAGATVLITETVPDYPDPGIWWRVIEDFGVTVFYTAPTAVRMFMKYGDEWPARSVLDSLRVIGSVGEPLNPEAFEWYHRVIGQSRCPVLDTWWQTETGMHMLATLVGEPMKPGFVGRPIPGVSAEVVDREGNPVPPGTGGFLVLTEPWPAMMRTVYKNDERYRKYWTTVDTLYLAGDLAVKDEDGYIMVLGRADDIIIVAGHNLGTAEVESALVAHEAVAEAAVIGVPDPVKGQAVKAFVILKVGYAPSEKLKTDLIYHVRMSIGPIAMPSAVEFVLSLPKTRSGKIMRRVLKAQEMGVDPGDISTLEV; from the coding sequence ATGACAGCAGAGTTTGAGGTGAGCCTGGAGAGCAGGGTGGTCAGGCCCGACCCCGTCTACCTGGAGACCTCGGCCCTCGGGCCGTGGAAGCAGGCGTACCGCCGGTACCTCGAGGACCCCGACGGGTTCTGGGCGCAGTACGCCGGCGAACTCGAGTGGGTCGAACCCTGGGACCGGGTGAAAGACTGGGAGTACCCCTATGCCCGCTGGTTCGTCAACGGAAAACTGAACATCACCATCAACTGCCTGGATCGTCACGCCGCGGGCGAGCGCAGGAACAAGGTGGCGCTCATCTGGCGGGGCGAGGAGGAGGGCGTCGAGCGGGTGCTCACCTACCGGCAACTTCACCGGCAGGTGATGCGGTTTGCCGGCGCCCTGAGAAACCTCGGCGTCGGCCGCGGAGACGTCGTCTGCATCTACATGCCCCTCGTCCCCGAACAGATCGTCGCCATCCTCGCCTGCGCCCGGATCGGCGCCGTCCACTCGGTGGTGTACGGCGGGTTCGGCGCCGACGCACTCAACACCAGGATCCGCGACGCCGGGGCGAAGGTCGTCGTCACCGCCGACGTCGGGTATAGACGGGCCACGCGGATCCCGCTCAAGACCATCGTCGGCGAAGCGGTGCGGAACGCCCCGAGCATCGAGAAGGTGATCGTGCTCAGGCGGACCGTGCCGCACGTCGCCCTCCACCCCGAGATGGAGATCGACTTCCAGGAGTGCATGGCCGCCGCCCCCTCGCACGTCGACCCCGAGGTGATGGACGCCGAAGACCCGCTCTTCATCCTCTACACCAGCGGCACCACCGGCCCGCCCAAGGGCATCGTCCACACCTGCGGCGGCTACATGGTCGGCACCTACTACACCGCGAAGTACATCTTCGACCTCAAGGAGAACGACGTCTACTGGTGCACCGCCGACCCCGGCTGGATCACCGGCCACTCGTACATCGTCTACGGCCCGCTCGCCGCCGGGGCCACGGTGCTCATCACCGAGACGGTCCCCGACTACCCCGATCCCGGCATCTGGTGGCGGGTCATCGAGGACTTCGGGGTGACGGTCTTCTACACCGCACCCACTGCGGTGAGGATGTTCATGAAGTACGGCGATGAGTGGCCGGCCCGCTCCGTCCTCGACTCGCTCCGGGTCATCGGGTCGGTCGGCGAACCCCTCAACCCGGAGGCCTTCGAGTGGTACCACCGGGTCATCGGCCAGTCCCGCTGCCCGGTGCTCGACACCTGGTGGCAGACCGAGACCGGCATGCACATGCTCGCCACGCTCGTCGGCGAACCGATGAAGCCGGGGTTCGTGGGCCGCCCCATCCCCGGCGTCTCGGCCGAGGTGGTGGACCGCGAGGGCAACCCGGTGCCGCCCGGCACCGGCGGGTTCCTGGTGCTCACCGAACCCTGGCCGGCGATGATGCGCACGGTCTACAAAAACGACGAACGCTACCGGAAATACTGGACCACGGTCGACACCCTCTACCTGGCCGGCGACCTCGCGGTGAAAGACGAGGACGGCTATATCATGGTCCTCGGACGCGCCGACGACATCATCATCGTCGCGGGGCACAACCTGGGCACCGCCGAGGTGGAGTCGGCCCTCGTCGCCCACGAGGCGGTGGCCGAGGCGGCGGTGATCGGCGTCCCCGACCCGGTGAAGGGCCAGGCGGTGAAGGCCTTCGTCATCCTGAAGGTGGGGTACGCCCCGAGCGAGAAACTGAAGACCGACCTCATCTATCATGTGCGCATGAGCATCGGCCCCATCGCGATGCCCTCGGCGGTCGAGTTCGTCCTGTCGCTCCCCAAGACCAGGAGCGGCAAGATCATGCGCCGCGTCCTGAAGGCGCAGGAGATGGGCGTCGACCCCGGCGACATCTCGACGCTCGAGGTGTAG
- a CDS encoding L-lactate MFS transporter, which translates to MDEPSLFGMPAAKGRWLLVLCGMLINLCLGSIYAWSVFVAPLTAHFTESLGREVTATEVLMPFSVFLLVFAVTMPLAGRLIESLGPAKTAALGGVLTGLGWIFASFAGSVEALYLGYGVVGGVGVGIAYGVPVAVSTRWFPDRRGLAVGLTVLGFGFSAVVTANLAGLLIEAVGVMATFRVFGLAFLLLLVILALPLSFPPGQGLAATGVAACEFDRGRMLRTRAFYGLWGCYFIGCLAGLMAISIARPVGTEVAGIEPALATALVGFFAVFNGGGRPLFGAFTDRFTPRAAAMLSFFLIGAASLAMWWYPVPATYVVAFALLWGCLGGWLALAPAATAQFFGTCDYPRCYGVVFLAYGAGALAGPQFAGLVRTTTGGYLGVFPVVAVLALVGLVTAFALLRPPSEAPG; encoded by the coding sequence ATGGACGAGCCCTCCCTCTTCGGGATGCCCGCCGCAAAGGGTCGGTGGCTGCTGGTCCTCTGCGGGATGCTCATCAACCTCTGTCTCGGGAGCATCTATGCGTGGAGCGTCTTCGTCGCACCGCTGACCGCCCACTTCACCGAGAGCCTCGGCCGCGAGGTGACGGCGACAGAGGTGCTCATGCCTTTCTCGGTCTTCCTCCTCGTCTTCGCGGTCACGATGCCCCTGGCCGGGCGGTTGATCGAGTCCCTGGGCCCGGCGAAGACGGCGGCCCTCGGCGGTGTGCTGACCGGCCTTGGCTGGATCTTCGCCTCCTTCGCCGGGTCGGTGGAGGCGCTGTACCTCGGCTACGGCGTGGTGGGCGGCGTGGGCGTCGGGATCGCCTACGGTGTGCCGGTCGCCGTCTCGACGCGGTGGTTCCCTGACCGCCGCGGCCTGGCCGTCGGGCTGACCGTGCTGGGCTTCGGGTTCTCCGCGGTCGTCACCGCCAACCTCGCCGGTCTCCTCATCGAGGCCGTGGGGGTGATGGCCACCTTCCGCGTCTTCGGCCTCGCCTTCCTCCTGCTCCTCGTCATCCTGGCGCTGCCCCTCTCCTTCCCGCCAGGGCAGGGTCTGGCGGCGACCGGCGTCGCCGCCTGCGAGTTCGACCGCGGCCGGATGCTCAGGACCCGGGCCTTCTACGGGCTCTGGGGCTGCTACTTCATCGGGTGTCTCGCCGGACTGATGGCCATCTCCATCGCCAGACCGGTGGGCACCGAGGTGGCCGGGATCGAACCCGCCCTTGCCACCGCGCTCGTCGGGTTCTTCGCGGTCTTCAACGGCGGGGGCCGCCCGCTCTTCGGGGCGTTCACCGACCGCTTCACCCCGCGGGCCGCGGCGATGCTCTCCTTCTTCCTCATCGGTGCGGCCTCCCTTGCCATGTGGTGGTACCCGGTGCCGGCGACCTACGTCGTCGCCTTCGCGCTGCTCTGGGGATGTCTCGGCGGCTGGCTCGCCCTCGCCCCGGCGGCGACGGCGCAGTTCTTCGGCACCTGCGACTATCCCCGCTGTTACGGCGTGGTCTTCCTGGCCTACGGTGCCGGTGCCCTCGCCGGCCCGCAGTTTGCCGGGCTCGTCAGGACGACGACCGGCGGCTACCTCGGCGTCTTCCCGGTCGTTGCGGTGCTCGCACTCGTCGGGCTCGTGACGGCCTTCGCCCTGCTCAGGCCGCCCTCAGAAGCGCCCGGATAA